The following coding sequences lie in one Calidithermus timidus DSM 17022 genomic window:
- the dnaE gene encoding DNA polymerase III subunit alpha: MPANDLNPFADRPKHEPDHCPVCKFAHLHQHTQFSLLDGAARLKDLIKWVKQVSPTEPMLAMTDHGNMFGAVQFYKYATEAEVKPIIGYEAYVAAESRFDRKQGKGLDGGYFHLTLLAKDFEGYQNLCRLASRAYLEGFYGKPRIDREILREHSAGIIALSGCLGAEIPQFILQERYEDAERRLLEYLSIFGDKRYFIEIQDHGLPEQHKVNRVLKEFADKYGLGIVATNDGHYVRKEDAEAHAVVLAVQSKATWDDPNRWKFPCDEFYVKTPEEMRSTFEDERELWGQRFDELFDNSLEIGRMCNVELVPKKVQYRIPKYPLPEGRTEVTYFRELTFSGLLKRYPERVTEDLYREFLRRLGRLVPHGDGEVLAKTLAELPDLEAARAHLPELKEGIQWGPWEILSRAIYELTVVERMGFPGYLLIVSDFINWAKDNGISVGPGRGSAAGSLVTYATRITNIDPLAYDLLFERFLNPARVSMPDIDTDFSDVRRGEVIEYVRRRYGDERVAQIGTFGTLASKAAIKDAARVFGLPVKKADELAKLIPVVFGKPTPLEKAIETIPDLRAEMEKDPLVARVMEVAKKLEGLNRQSSVHAAGVVISDVPLMDYVPLMRAGDGEGKVTQYDMGSVEALGFLKMDFLGLRTLSFLDECKRIVKESKGMDIDYDAIPIDDEKTFELLGRGETKGIFQLDSAGMTSTVRGLKPRRIQDIIALGALYRPGPMENIPTYIRRHHGREPVEYPQFPNAAKYLEPILRETYGIPVYQEQIMQIASAAAGYSLGEADLLRRAMGKKKMEEMVKHRAQFKKGAAEKGIPEEEADRLFDLLEAFANYGFNKSHSAAYAILTYQTAYVKAHYPVEFHAALLTVERGDSDKVAEYIRAARGMGVEVLPPDINRSSFSFSAEGQNVLFGLSAVKNVGEGPTEAIIKERERGGRFKSLPDFLKRVDSTVANKRVVESLIKAGAFDELGERGQMLAALDDLLKWAQAERESANSGMIGLFADAHSEPALPKVPPLDEITRLRYEKEALGIYVTGHPLQRYEGLREAASCTIEELPEFYASQRSGKGRVKLLLAGLVEGIVRKPTKSGGMMCRFTLGDETGAVEVVAFGRSYDRVSPRVREDAPVLLVAEVEPDGEGETLRVVAQDVYPYHDLEGMPRVMELVLDIAILDDDKMRDLYSILDEHAGTLPLQMRVHGADCWAWLEARGIKVGEDALGALRALDWLEARLIPDREALLFGQQGGNGAQSESVVPF, encoded by the coding sequence ATGCCAGCCAACGACCTGAATCCCTTCGCCGATCGCCCGAAGCATGAGCCCGATCACTGCCCGGTGTGCAAGTTCGCCCACCTGCACCAGCACACCCAGTTTTCGCTCTTAGACGGGGCGGCGCGCCTCAAAGACCTCATCAAGTGGGTCAAGCAGGTCAGCCCCACCGAGCCCATGCTGGCCATGACCGACCACGGCAACATGTTCGGAGCGGTGCAGTTCTACAAGTACGCCACCGAGGCCGAGGTCAAGCCCATCATCGGCTACGAGGCCTACGTGGCCGCCGAGAGCCGCTTCGACCGCAAGCAGGGCAAGGGGCTCGATGGGGGCTATTTCCACCTCACGCTGCTGGCCAAAGACTTCGAGGGATACCAGAACCTCTGCCGCCTGGCAAGTCGGGCCTACCTCGAGGGCTTCTACGGCAAACCCCGCATCGACCGCGAGATCCTGCGCGAGCACAGCGCGGGCATCATTGCGCTGTCGGGCTGCTTGGGGGCGGAGATCCCCCAGTTCATCCTGCAAGAGCGCTACGAGGATGCCGAGCGGCGCCTGCTGGAGTACCTCTCGATCTTCGGGGACAAGCGCTACTTCATCGAGATCCAGGACCACGGCCTCCCCGAGCAGCACAAGGTCAACCGGGTGCTCAAGGAGTTCGCCGACAAGTACGGCCTGGGTATCGTGGCGACCAACGACGGGCACTACGTACGCAAGGAGGACGCCGAGGCGCACGCGGTGGTGCTGGCGGTGCAGTCGAAGGCCACCTGGGACGACCCAAACCGCTGGAAGTTCCCCTGCGACGAGTTCTACGTCAAGACCCCCGAGGAGATGCGCTCTACCTTCGAGGACGAGCGCGAACTGTGGGGCCAGCGCTTCGACGAGCTCTTCGACAACTCGCTCGAGATCGGGCGCATGTGCAACGTCGAACTCGTGCCCAAGAAGGTGCAGTACCGCATCCCCAAGTACCCCCTGCCCGAGGGGCGCACCGAGGTCACGTACTTCCGTGAGCTCACCTTCAGCGGCCTCCTCAAGCGCTACCCCGAGCGGGTCACCGAGGATCTCTACCGCGAGTTCCTGCGCAGGCTGGGCCGGCTGGTGCCGCACGGGGATGGAGAGGTGTTGGCCAAGACCCTAGCCGAGTTGCCTGACCTCGAGGCCGCCCGCGCCCACCTCCCCGAACTCAAGGAGGGCATCCAGTGGGGGCCCTGGGAGATCCTCTCCCGCGCCATCTACGAACTCACCGTGGTCGAGCGCATGGGCTTTCCCGGCTACTTGCTCATCGTGAGCGACTTCATCAACTGGGCCAAGGACAACGGCATCAGCGTGGGTCCGGGGCGTGGCTCGGCGGCGGGGAGCTTAGTGACCTATGCGACCCGCATCACCAACATCGACCCGCTGGCCTACGACCTGCTCTTCGAGCGCTTCCTCAACCCCGCCCGCGTCTCGATGCCCGACATCGATACCGACTTCTCCGACGTGCGCCGCGGCGAGGTCATCGAGTACGTGCGCCGGCGCTACGGCGACGAGAGGGTGGCCCAGATCGGCACCTTCGGCACCTTGGCCTCCAAGGCCGCCATCAAGGACGCGGCACGGGTCTTTGGGCTGCCGGTGAAGAAGGCCGACGAGCTGGCCAAGCTCATCCCGGTGGTCTTCGGCAAACCCACGCCGCTGGAGAAAGCCATCGAGACCATCCCCGACCTCAGGGCCGAGATGGAGAAGGACCCCCTGGTGGCGCGGGTGATGGAGGTGGCGAAGAAGCTCGAGGGTCTCAACCGCCAGTCTAGCGTGCATGCGGCGGGTGTGGTGATCTCCGACGTTCCCCTCATGGACTACGTTCCCCTGATGCGGGCGGGCGACGGCGAGGGTAAGGTCACCCAGTACGACATGGGCTCGGTCGAGGCGCTGGGTTTCCTCAAAATGGACTTTTTGGGCCTGCGCACGCTCTCTTTCCTCGACGAGTGCAAGCGCATCGTCAAGGAATCCAAGGGCATGGATATCGACTACGACGCCATCCCCATCGACGACGAGAAGACCTTCGAACTCTTGGGGCGGGGCGAGACCAAGGGCATCTTCCAGCTCGACTCGGCGGGCATGACCTCCACCGTGCGCGGGCTCAAGCCCCGGCGCATCCAGGACATCATCGCGCTGGGTGCTTTGTACCGGCCTGGCCCCATGGAGAACATCCCCACCTACATCCGCCGCCACCACGGACGCGAGCCTGTCGAGTACCCACAGTTCCCCAACGCCGCGAAGTACCTCGAGCCCATCCTGCGCGAGACTTACGGCATCCCCGTCTACCAGGAGCAGATCATGCAGATCGCCTCGGCAGCTGCCGGGTACAGCCTGGGCGAGGCCGACCTGCTGCGCCGGGCGATGGGCAAGAAGAAGATGGAGGAGATGGTCAAGCACCGCGCCCAATTCAAGAAGGGCGCAGCGGAGAAGGGGATCCCCGAGGAGGAAGCCGATAGGCTCTTCGACTTGCTCGAGGCCTTCGCCAACTACGGCTTCAATAAGTCGCACTCGGCGGCCTACGCGATCCTCACCTACCAGACCGCCTACGTCAAAGCCCACTACCCCGTTGAGTTCCACGCCGCTTTGCTCACGGTCGAACGCGGTGACTCCGACAAGGTGGCCGAGTACATCCGCGCGGCCAGGGGGATGGGGGTGGAGGTGCTGCCGCCGGACATCAACCGCTCCTCCTTCAGCTTCAGCGCCGAAGGGCAGAACGTGCTTTTCGGGCTTTCGGCGGTGAAAAACGTAGGTGAAGGCCCCACCGAAGCGATCATCAAAGAGCGCGAGCGGGGTGGGCGCTTTAAGTCGTTGCCGGATTTTCTCAAGCGGGTAGACTCTACTGTGGCCAATAAGCGGGTGGTGGAATCGCTGATCAAGGCCGGGGCTTTCGATGAACTGGGTGAGCGCGGGCAGATGCTCGCCGCCCTCGACGACCTGCTCAAGTGGGCTCAGGCCGAACGCGAGAGCGCGAATTCGGGCATGATAGGCCTTTTCGCCGATGCCCATAGCGAGCCCGCCTTACCCAAAGTGCCCCCGCTGGACGAGATCACTCGGCTTCGCTACGAGAAGGAAGCCCTGGGCATCTACGTCACCGGCCACCCGCTCCAGCGCTACGAGGGGCTGCGTGAGGCCGCGAGCTGCACCATCGAGGAATTGCCCGAATTCTACGCCAGCCAGCGCAGCGGCAAGGGGCGGGTCAAGCTGTTGCTGGCGGGACTGGTGGAGGGCATCGTGCGCAAGCCCACCAAGTCGGGTGGGATGATGTGCCGCTTTACCCTGGGCGACGAGACCGGTGCGGTAGAGGTGGTGGCTTTTGGGCGCTCGTACGACAGGGTCTCGCCGCGGGTACGCGAAGATGCCCCGGTGCTGCTGGTGGCCGAGGTGGAGCCGGACGGGGAGGGGGAGACCTTGCGGGTGGTGGCGCAGGATGTATACCCCTACCACGACCTCGAGGGCATGCCCAGGGTGATGGAACTGGTGCTCGACATCGCCATCCTCGACGATGACAAGATGCGCGACCTCTACAGCATCCTCGACGAGCACGCGGGCACCCTCCCTCTTCAGATGCGCGTGCACGGGGCCGATTGCTGGGCCTGGCTCGAGGCTCGAGGTATCAAGGTGGGCGAAGACGCGCTGGGAGCCCTCAGGGCGCTGGACTGGCTCGAGGCCCGCCTGATCCCCGACCGCGAGGCGCTGCTGTTTGGCCAGCAGGGTGGCAATGGCGCGCAAAGCGAATCGGTGGTGCCTTTTTAG